The following proteins come from a genomic window of Synechococcus sp. UW69:
- a CDS encoding 2-isopropylmalate synthase yields the protein MAKDPGRVLIFDTTLRDGEQSPGASLNLEEKLAIAQQLARLGVDVIEAGFPFASPGDFAAVQRIAQQVGGDNGPIICGLARASRADIKACADAVAPAPRRRIHTFIATSDIHLEHKLRKSRADVLGIVPEMVSYARSLVEDVEFSCEDAGRSDPEFLYEVIEAAIAAGATTINIPDTVGYTTPSEFGALIAGINQHVPNIADAVISVHGHNDLGLAVANFLEAVKNGARQLECTINGIGERAGNASLEELVMALHVRRRYYNPFFGRDEESPTPLTAVRTEELTKTSRLVSNLTGMVVQPNKAIVGANAFAHESGIHQDGVLKNRLTYEIIDAKTVGLSDNRISLGKLSGRSAVRARLEELGYDLTRDDLDEAFARFKELADRKREITDRDLEAIVSEQVQQPEARFQLKLVQVSCGSSLRPTATVTLLDEEGSETTGSAVGTGPVDAVCRALNDLAGVPNELIEFSVKSVTEGIDAMGDVTIRLRRNGALYSGHAADTDVVVAAAMAFVNALNRLVAGEERQSLHPQKDPVVLETRPTL from the coding sequence ATGGCCAAGGACCCCGGTCGCGTCCTGATTTTTGACACCACCCTGCGGGATGGTGAGCAGTCTCCGGGGGCGAGCCTCAACCTTGAGGAGAAGCTGGCCATCGCCCAGCAGCTGGCTCGGCTCGGCGTGGATGTGATCGAGGCTGGATTCCCTTTCGCCAGTCCCGGTGATTTTGCCGCTGTGCAGCGGATCGCCCAGCAGGTCGGTGGGGACAACGGTCCGATTATTTGCGGTCTGGCCCGGGCATCGAGGGCAGACATCAAGGCCTGCGCCGATGCGGTTGCACCGGCGCCGCGTCGCCGCATTCATACCTTTATTGCCACCAGCGACATTCACCTCGAGCACAAACTGCGCAAAAGCCGTGCCGATGTGCTGGGCATTGTTCCCGAGATGGTGAGCTATGCCCGCTCGCTTGTGGAAGACGTTGAATTCTCCTGTGAAGACGCAGGGCGAAGTGATCCGGAGTTCCTCTACGAGGTGATTGAGGCGGCGATTGCTGCGGGTGCCACCACGATCAACATTCCCGACACCGTTGGCTACACCACGCCGTCGGAGTTCGGTGCTCTGATCGCGGGCATCAATCAGCACGTGCCCAACATCGCCGATGCCGTGATCTCGGTGCATGGCCACAACGATCTCGGTCTGGCGGTGGCGAATTTCCTCGAAGCGGTCAAGAACGGCGCCCGTCAGCTCGAATGCACGATCAATGGCATTGGCGAACGCGCCGGCAATGCATCCCTCGAGGAGTTGGTGATGGCGTTGCATGTGCGGCGTCGCTACTACAACCCGTTCTTCGGACGGGATGAGGAAAGCCCTACGCCACTGACGGCCGTACGCACCGAAGAGCTGACCAAGACCTCCAGGCTGGTCTCGAATCTCACCGGGATGGTTGTTCAGCCCAACAAGGCAATCGTCGGTGCGAACGCCTTCGCCCATGAATCCGGCATTCACCAGGACGGCGTGCTCAAGAACCGGCTGACCTACGAAATCATCGATGCCAAGACCGTGGGGTTGTCTGACAACCGCATCTCCCTCGGCAAGCTCAGTGGTCGCAGTGCCGTTCGCGCCCGTCTGGAGGAACTGGGCTATGACCTCACCCGCGACGATCTCGATGAGGCGTTTGCTCGCTTCAAGGAACTGGCTGATCGCAAGCGCGAGATCACGGACCGAGATTTGGAGGCGATTGTCAGCGAACAGGTGCAGCAGCCTGAAGCCCGCTTTCAGTTGAAGCTGGTTCAGGTCAGCTGCGGAAGCAGCCTGCGCCCCACTGCCACCGTCACGCTGTTGGATGAAGAGGGCAGTGAGACCACAGGCTCGGCGGTGGGCACCGGTCCTGTGGATGCCGTCTGTCGTGCCTTGAATGATCTGGCGGGTGTGCCCAATGAATTGATCGAGTTTTCGGTTAAGTCGGTTACCGAGGGCATCGATGCCATGGGCGATGTGACCATCCGCCTGCGACGCAACGGTGCGCTCTATTCCGGCCACGCTGCCGACACCGATGTGGTGGTGGCAGCGGCGATGGCTTTTGTGAATGCTCTTAATCGCCTGGTGGCCGGTGAGGAGCGCCAGTCATTGCATCCGCAGAAGGATCCTGTTGTTCTGGAGACCCGACCGACGCTCTAG
- a CDS encoding glycoside hydrolase family 57 protein: protein MTKGAVALVLHAHLPYVRSAKPGSLEEDWFFQALIECYLPLLEALEQASADPEQHPKLTIGLSPTLLSLLSDQDLKQRFPQWLNERLALLPKADPALRDGAEHLAASIKRHKAAWQDCDGDLIQRFAALQRQEVVDLLTCGATHGYLPLLRHHPEAVRGQLRTAVREHQRLVGESPLGIWLPECAYYEGLDRWMRDAGLRYAVLDGHGLLHGRPRPRYGVYAPICSRNGVAFFGRDSDATLPVWSAKDGYPGDPHYREFHRDLGWDLPIEELKPLGLDQPRPLGLKLHRVTDHSAPLDRKQPYEPGVAVERVKEHAADYLQGRRRQLDQLSRAMDVQPLLVAPFDAELFGHWWFEGPTFLSQLFQQAPQEGVSFTRLRDVLNSVGQLQLCDPCPSSWGQGGYHDYWLNDSNAWIIPEWEKASAAMVQRCSRGVGSEQAMQWLQQAARELLLAQSSDWSFILRAGTTTELAKERVQRHLGRFWQLMQAIDGTAELPEGWLEEVQMDDRLFPLIQPLDWAPLQPPAQPSAPSA from the coding sequence GTGACCAAAGGCGCTGTCGCCCTGGTGTTGCATGCCCATCTGCCCTACGTGCGATCGGCAAAACCAGGCTCTCTGGAAGAGGACTGGTTTTTCCAGGCACTGATTGAGTGCTACCTGCCCCTGCTCGAAGCGCTGGAACAGGCCAGCGCAGACCCAGAGCAACACCCCAAACTCACCATCGGCTTATCGCCGACGCTGCTATCGCTGCTGAGTGATCAAGACCTCAAGCAGCGCTTTCCCCAGTGGCTGAACGAGAGGCTCGCGCTGCTGCCGAAGGCGGATCCTGCGCTCCGCGATGGCGCCGAGCATCTGGCGGCGTCCATCAAGCGACACAAAGCGGCATGGCAGGACTGCGATGGTGACTTGATCCAGCGTTTCGCAGCCCTGCAGCGCCAGGAGGTGGTCGATCTACTCACCTGCGGCGCAACCCATGGCTACCTCCCCCTGCTGCGCCATCACCCGGAAGCGGTGCGCGGTCAACTGCGCACCGCGGTGCGGGAACACCAGCGCCTCGTCGGGGAATCGCCTCTGGGGATCTGGTTGCCTGAATGCGCCTATTACGAAGGGCTGGATCGCTGGATGCGCGATGCCGGGCTCCGCTATGCCGTGCTGGACGGCCATGGGCTGCTGCATGGCCGGCCCCGGCCCCGCTACGGGGTGTACGCCCCGATCTGCAGCCGTAATGGGGTGGCCTTCTTCGGGCGTGACAGTGACGCCACGCTGCCGGTGTGGTCGGCCAAGGATGGCTACCCCGGCGATCCCCACTACCGGGAATTCCATCGCGATCTGGGCTGGGACCTGCCGATCGAGGAGCTCAAGCCCTTGGGGCTCGACCAACCGCGACCGCTTGGCCTGAAGCTGCATCGGGTGACCGATCACAGCGCACCGCTGGACCGGAAACAGCCCTATGAACCGGGGGTGGCTGTTGAACGGGTGAAAGAGCATGCAGCGGATTACCTGCAGGGCCGTCGGCGGCAGCTGGATCAGCTGAGCCGCGCCATGGATGTGCAGCCGCTGCTGGTGGCCCCCTTCGACGCCGAACTGTTTGGCCACTGGTGGTTTGAAGGGCCCACCTTTCTCAGCCAGCTGTTCCAACAGGCTCCCCAGGAGGGGGTGAGCTTCACCCGGCTCCGCGATGTGCTGAACAGCGTTGGCCAACTCCAACTCTGCGATCCCTGCCCCTCCAGCTGGGGACAGGGGGGCTATCACGACTACTGGCTGAACGACAGCAACGCCTGGATCATCCCCGAGTGGGAAAAGGCCAGTGCCGCGATGGTGCAGCGCTGCAGCCGCGGGGTGGGCAGTGAGCAGGCCATGCAGTGGCTGCAGCAAGCCGCTCGGGAACTATTGCTGGCGCAGTCGTCGGATTGGAGCTTCATCCTCCGGGCCGGCACCACCACCGAACTGGCCAAAGAACGGGTGCAACGCCACCTGGGCCGCTTCTGGCAACTGATGCAAGCGATCGACGGCACTGCAGAGCTACCGGAGGGTTGGCTCGAGGAGGTGCAGATGGATGACCGCCTGTTCCCGCTGATTCAGCCGTTGGACTGGGCCCCGCTCCAGCCCCCGGCACAGCCTTCTGCACCCAGCGCATAA
- a CDS encoding autotransporter outer membrane beta-barrel domain-containing protein: protein MSALLSASLIGAPSALANIEVFDEERRRLELEIDGKTATLDLAQEDYRVGEYDFNPFTVEYKAGDVNHLVIQGGKRSGDIEYMGQISDLYKHYADGDPLNLTYKGKFHALTDFLYSSYGDSEDKSGNNFGRIIFDSSLDLGRVGSGSDAGVWEGVRFYDANAESFENYTKFVSAHSAFDIYGYEGSKVDKFLNYGTIQVLNDDELMYIDQDVSLSSFQVSPSAEFISLNERDESVVNRSYSIKWGVGDPDEDSRFGLERIILAGKRSDRIRVGDADEMSVAILGWNDDNYSFNEANDFPNLKTWQVGADQEGPYDDSKVVWEFGGEGGYADVDAITIDVVRGTARLTSDNGFGDYFAEENLKGGEILSKVIVKKDGALDLYGNSVSIDDLVFKGGTLKNGKDDDEAFLDSGFVIDDEVSIQADGPLKVSGGIKGKGGLSKSGSEELILSGASTYEGSTTIEDGQLSVTGNLPNTTEVIVKKNAYYNVYSSDTVGSISGDGNIEIAELETLRAGELDSEFSGEIYGAGKFRKVGEGKTIFSGKNTYKGNTEIVNGDLTAGSLTAIPKESAVKIGGSGHLDLALLPKNITGDFEINDIQLVSANAELSVSTRNPLKVKDLDLDNGKINAYVFDKDDEAPIQIENGGEFDYDEGTLNVITDISGNEPEGTWSIIDGEISNEEKLAKNTVLIVNDVEYPFKGLGEANAVTGASAMYQGYLKEGSLNLVVEAKSEEQIDCQLHPASPGCPDPDPDPKPEPDPECMGDDCKVSNELPDTDDDGLPDVIDPEPEKPCEGDDCLVSNELPDTDGDGEPDVIDKDDDNDGIPDEKDPDDDGDGELDQLPGCEVGDDLCDVISDIPGDEDEAWEEEEEVAGEIIDALLDGVEDEEIDLAFSFDYGELARLVGSGLAPRNVDAAGRGLALHNNLLVDAVFERQPLRQFEELLIAEEVVEESVAVEEAVIEEAAPVQPLWLKADELSDGEAAEYVEGAVAGGEDAEVEVADAAVNGEAAVAIEVEEDAVVVEFDGVSLVDEEDDELDLAKRDGVSAWVKGFGGNSRADESSILYNDYSLDAYGTSFGVDVALSESFQIGAYANYGDLNVHQHSGETGGGSWNPEGWGGGLTAQYSTRHFYVQGLLGASEFSGEQSRNILRINEDLGGNTAKGDKSVTSYLGALRIGAPFKTGGVVLEPQGQVVWTRNHEQGFSESHGTEKNLRLKYKSRTTNFAETELGMKLSVPIRTGERALLVPSLRAAWLADWNQANEGQEIGYKFTNQTVDFESQLGTENGALIEAGLDYTVQNFNGVSVKLYGRGGMEFWASDRGTTWRASGGVTFQF from the coding sequence ATGTCTGCGCTTCTTTCTGCGTCTCTTATAGGAGCGCCATCTGCATTGGCGAATATTGAAGTGTTCGACGAGGAGAGGAGGCGATTAGAGCTTGAAATTGATGGAAAAACCGCAACGTTGGATCTCGCTCAGGAGGATTACCGAGTGGGGGAATACGATTTCAATCCATTTACGGTTGAATACAAGGCTGGAGATGTTAATCATCTCGTCATTCAGGGCGGAAAGCGTAGTGGAGATATAGAATATATGGGCCAAATTTCTGACTTGTATAAACACTACGCAGACGGCGATCCTCTCAATCTTACTTATAAGGGTAAATTTCACGCATTAACTGATTTCTTGTATTCGAGTTATGGTGATTCAGAAGATAAGTCTGGCAATAACTTTGGTCGCATAATTTTCGACTCAAGTCTGGATCTCGGTCGTGTTGGGTCGGGCTCAGACGCAGGAGTATGGGAAGGGGTTAGGTTTTATGATGCCAATGCTGAAAGTTTCGAAAACTATACGAAATTTGTTTCTGCTCATAGTGCTTTCGATATTTATGGCTACGAAGGATCTAAAGTCGATAAGTTTTTGAATTATGGAACTATTCAAGTACTTAATGATGATGAACTTATGTATATAGACCAAGACGTTTCGCTGTCTTCCTTCCAGGTCTCTCCGTCTGCAGAATTTATATCATTGAACGAAAGGGATGAGTCTGTTGTAAATCGCAGCTATTCTATTAAGTGGGGGGTTGGTGATCCTGATGAAGATTCGCGATTTGGTCTTGAACGAATTATTCTAGCTGGAAAAAGAAGTGATCGTATACGAGTAGGCGATGCTGATGAAATGTCGGTTGCAATTCTAGGTTGGAATGATGATAATTATAGCTTTAATGAAGCAAATGATTTCCCCAATTTAAAAACTTGGCAGGTAGGTGCAGATCAAGAGGGGCCGTACGATGACAGCAAAGTGGTATGGGAGTTTGGCGGCGAGGGTGGCTATGCCGATGTCGATGCAATCACGATTGATGTTGTTCGTGGTACGGCAAGGCTGACTTCGGATAATGGCTTCGGAGATTACTTCGCTGAAGAAAATCTGAAGGGAGGCGAGATCCTTAGCAAGGTGATTGTTAAGAAGGATGGTGCCTTGGATCTTTACGGAAATTCAGTATCGATTGATGATCTTGTGTTCAAAGGTGGAACTCTTAAGAATGGCAAGGATGATGATGAAGCTTTTCTCGACTCAGGATTTGTCATCGATGATGAAGTATCGATTCAAGCGGATGGCCCCTTGAAGGTCTCCGGGGGGATCAAAGGTAAAGGCGGTTTGTCCAAGTCTGGATCTGAGGAATTAATATTGTCGGGGGCAAGTACTTATGAAGGCTCAACGACCATTGAAGATGGTCAGCTGTCTGTTACAGGCAATCTTCCTAATACAACAGAAGTCATTGTCAAGAAAAATGCTTACTACAATGTCTATTCATCAGACACTGTTGGCTCAATTTCTGGAGATGGAAATATAGAGATTGCCGAGTTAGAGACTTTGAGAGCAGGTGAGCTGGATTCCGAGTTTTCGGGAGAAATTTATGGTGCTGGTAAGTTCAGGAAGGTGGGTGAAGGCAAGACAATCTTCTCTGGTAAAAATACCTATAAAGGCAATACTGAGATTGTTAATGGTGATCTAACCGCTGGAAGCCTCACTGCAATCCCGAAAGAATCGGCCGTGAAAATAGGTGGATCAGGCCACCTTGATCTAGCATTGCTGCCAAAAAATATTACGGGTGACTTTGAAATCAATGATATCCAGCTTGTGAGCGCTAATGCAGAGCTGAGTGTCAGTACTCGTAACCCTTTAAAAGTCAAAGATCTCGATTTAGATAATGGAAAGATCAATGCCTATGTGTTTGACAAAGATGATGAAGCACCGATCCAAATTGAAAATGGTGGAGAATTTGATTACGATGAAGGCACGCTGAATGTGATTACTGACATTTCAGGTAATGAGCCTGAAGGGACCTGGAGCATTATCGATGGCGAGATTTCTAATGAAGAGAAGCTGGCCAAGAATACTGTTTTGATTGTGAATGATGTCGAGTATCCATTTAAAGGTCTTGGTGAAGCCAATGCTGTTACAGGTGCCTCTGCCATGTACCAGGGATATCTCAAAGAGGGATCGCTTAATCTTGTTGTTGAAGCCAAGAGTGAAGAACAGATCGATTGCCAGCTTCACCCAGCTAGCCCGGGTTGCCCGGACCCGGACCCGGACCCGAAACCAGAGCCTGACCCTGAATGTATGGGCGATGACTGCAAAGTGAGCAATGAGCTGCCAGATACTGATGATGACGGCTTGCCAGATGTTATTGATCCCGAACCTGAGAAGCCATGCGAGGGCGATGATTGCTTGGTGAGTAATGAGCTGCCGGATACCGATGGCGATGGTGAGCCTGATGTGATCGATAAGGACGACGACAACGACGGCATCCCGGATGAAAAGGACCCCGATGATGATGGCGATGGTGAATTAGATCAGCTACCGGGCTGTGAAGTGGGTGATGATTTGTGTGATGTGATCAGTGATATCCCCGGTGATGAAGATGAAGCCTGGGAGGAAGAAGAAGAGGTGGCAGGGGAGATCATCGACGCTCTGCTTGATGGCGTTGAGGATGAGGAAATTGATCTGGCCTTTAGCTTTGATTACGGCGAATTGGCTCGGCTGGTGGGAAGCGGCTTAGCGCCGCGGAATGTGGATGCAGCGGGCCGCGGTTTGGCGCTGCATAACAACCTGCTGGTGGATGCGGTGTTTGAACGGCAGCCGTTGCGTCAGTTCGAGGAGCTGTTGATCGCAGAAGAGGTTGTTGAGGAGAGCGTTGCGGTTGAGGAGGCCGTGATTGAGGAGGCGGCCCCTGTACAACCGCTGTGGCTGAAGGCTGATGAGCTCAGTGATGGAGAAGCGGCTGAGTATGTGGAAGGAGCAGTTGCAGGAGGCGAGGACGCTGAGGTTGAGGTTGCTGATGCTGCGGTGAACGGCGAGGCTGCTGTTGCGATTGAGGTTGAGGAAGACGCTGTTGTTGTTGAGTTCGACGGCGTCAGCCTTGTCGATGAGGAGGACGATGAGCTGGATTTGGCCAAGCGTGATGGCGTGAGCGCCTGGGTGAAGGGATTCGGCGGCAACAGCCGGGCTGATGAGTCGTCAATTCTTTACAACGACTACAGCTTGGATGCCTACGGCACCAGCTTTGGTGTGGATGTGGCGCTGAGTGAGTCATTCCAGATCGGTGCTTATGCGAATTACGGCGATCTGAATGTGCATCAGCACAGTGGTGAGACTGGTGGCGGCAGCTGGAACCCCGAGGGCTGGGGAGGTGGTTTAACGGCCCAGTACTCCACTCGCCATTTCTATGTGCAGGGCCTGCTGGGGGCGAGTGAATTCAGCGGTGAACAGTCCCGCAACATCCTGAGGATCAACGAGGATCTGGGCGGGAATACTGCGAAGGGTGACAAGAGCGTCACCAGCTATCTGGGAGCACTGCGGATCGGTGCCCCGTTCAAGACCGGTGGCGTGGTGCTGGAACCCCAGGGCCAGGTGGTGTGGACCCGCAACCACGAGCAAGGTTTCTCGGAAAGCCATGGAACGGAGAAGAACCTGCGGCTGAAGTACAAGAGCCGCACCACCAACTTTGCTGAGACGGAGCTGGGGATGAAGCTGTCGGTGCCGATCCGCACTGGTGAGCGTGCGCTGTTGGTGCCGAGTCTGCGGGCGGCGTGGCTGGCGGATTGGAACCAGGCGAACGAAGGCCAGGAGATTGGCTACAAGTTCACCAACCAAACGGTGGATTTCGAGTCACAGCTGGGCACCGAGAACGGCGCCTTGATTGAGGCAGGGCTGGATTACACGGTGCAGAACTTCAACGGCGTCTCCGTGAAGCTGTATGGCCGGGGCGGCATGGAGTTTTGGGCCAGCGACCGCGGCACGACATGGCGTGCGAGCGGGGGTGTGACGTTCCAGTTCTGA
- the crtL gene encoding lycopene beta cyclase, whose protein sequence is MAEPVDVLVLGGGPAALCIASELNQRGVAVAGIAPEPVDAPWPNTYGIWADELKAVGLEQLLEHRWNDTVSYFGAGGTTAQDQSYGHGIDYGLFDRAALQHYWLARADGVVWHQDTVERVDVNGSTTNVCCASGTTLQARLVIDASGSRTPHIRRPDQGPVAGQAAYGVVGRFSKPPIEPGRFVLMDYRCDHLSEAQRREPPTFLYAMDFGDGVFFVEETSLALAPGVPYDVLKQRLQQRLDQRGVEITEVIHEEFCLFPMNLPLPDRRQPVLAFGGAASMVHPASGYMVGSLLRRGPDLAQAIAEALVNPALGSAGLAQRGWQALWPIELVLRHQLYQFGLGRLMGFNEALLRTHFATFFSLPREEWFGFLTNTLPLPRLMGVMLRLFALSPWELRRGLVLGAAQDQVPGF, encoded by the coding sequence TTGGCTGAGCCGGTGGATGTGCTGGTGCTGGGGGGCGGTCCTGCCGCCCTTTGCATCGCTTCTGAACTGAATCAACGGGGAGTGGCTGTTGCCGGCATCGCTCCCGAACCGGTCGACGCTCCTTGGCCAAACACCTACGGCATCTGGGCCGATGAACTCAAAGCGGTGGGGCTCGAGCAGCTGCTGGAGCACCGCTGGAACGACACCGTCAGTTATTTCGGCGCAGGCGGCACAACGGCTCAGGATCAGAGCTATGGCCATGGAATTGACTACGGCTTGTTCGATCGGGCTGCCTTACAGCACTACTGGCTGGCGCGGGCTGATGGGGTGGTCTGGCATCAAGACACCGTTGAGCGGGTGGACGTGAATGGCTCCACCACCAACGTGTGCTGCGCATCGGGAACCACGTTGCAGGCGCGCTTGGTGATCGATGCCTCTGGTTCGCGCACGCCCCACATTCGCCGGCCGGATCAGGGGCCGGTGGCGGGCCAGGCGGCCTATGGCGTGGTGGGGCGTTTTTCCAAACCGCCGATTGAGCCGGGACGGTTTGTGTTGATGGACTACCGCTGCGATCACCTCAGCGAAGCGCAGCGCCGTGAACCGCCCACCTTTCTCTATGCGATGGATTTTGGTGATGGGGTGTTCTTCGTGGAAGAAACCTCACTCGCTTTGGCACCGGGTGTTCCCTACGACGTGCTCAAGCAACGGCTGCAGCAGCGCTTGGATCAGCGGGGCGTGGAGATCACCGAGGTGATCCATGAGGAGTTTTGCCTCTTCCCGATGAACCTGCCGCTGCCCGATCGCCGTCAGCCGGTGCTGGCTTTTGGTGGGGCGGCGAGCATGGTGCATCCCGCGTCGGGATACATGGTGGGCTCGCTGTTGCGTCGGGGCCCAGATCTGGCCCAGGCCATTGCCGAAGCCCTTGTCAATCCAGCCCTCGGATCAGCGGGCTTGGCGCAACGGGGCTGGCAGGCGCTTTGGCCGATCGAACTGGTGCTGCGCCACCAGCTCTATCAATTCGGCTTGGGTCGCTTGATGGGCTTCAACGAAGCGTTGTTGCGCACCCACTTCGCCACCTTCTTTTCGCTGCCTAGAGAGGAGTGGTTTGGCTTCCTCACCAACACCCTGCCGCTGCCGCGCTTGATGGGGGTGATGCTGCGTTTGTTTGCCCTTTCGCCTTGGGAATTGCGGCGGGGGTTGGTGCTAGGGGCGGCTCAGGATCAGGTGCCGGGGTTTTGA
- the gyrA gene encoding DNA gyrase subunit A: MTDSVGPVGGGPGGSDDRIIQTDLRNEMSRSYLEYAMSVIVGRALPDARDGLKPVHRRILYAMYELGLTSDRPYRKCARVVGEVLGKYHPHGDTAVYDALVRMAQDFSMSMPLIDGHGNFGSVDNDPPAAMRYTESRLRALTTDSLLEDIEAETVDFADNFDGSQQEPTVLPARIPQLLLNGSAGIAVGMATNIPPHNLNELIDGLLALIANPEITDQELIQLIPGPDFPTGGQILGREGIRETYLGGRGSVTMRGVANIETLEVPGRPDRDAVIITELPYQTNKAALIERIAELVNDKKLEGISDIRDESDRDGMRIVVELRRDAYPQVVLNNLFKLTPLQSNFSAYMLALVNGEPILLTLRKMLEVFLDFRVETIERRTRYLLRKAEERDHILLGLLLALDQLDPIIALIRAAPDTATARQQLQERHGLSDIQADAILQMQLRRLTALEADKIRLEHEDLVTKIADYKDILGRRERVFGIIQDELGQLQERYPIPRRTEILDLGGGLSDIDLIANERSVVLLTETGYLKRMPVSEFEATSRGTRGKAGTRSQGEDAVKLFISCNDHDTLVLFSDRGVSYALPAYRVPQCSRTAKGTPVVQLLPIPREEAITTLIPVSEFSDDTDLLMLTRGGFIKRTRLSAFSSIRSNGLIAINLEEGDALTWVRLAVPGDSVLIGSKAGMTIHFRLSDEELRPLGRTARGVRSMNLRDGDALVSMDVLPVELADQVAASAEEEEDAATEGPWVLVASASGLGKRVPVTQFRLQKRAGMGLRAMKFRTEADQLVGLSVLGAGEELLLVSEKGVIVRTSADAIPQQSRAATGVRLQKLDKGDRLLKVVLVPPEAEDESADDDTTASEDTGSDAQDS, translated from the coding sequence ATGACGGATTCTGTGGGGCCTGTCGGCGGCGGTCCTGGCGGTTCCGACGATCGGATTATTCAGACGGACCTACGCAACGAGATGTCGCGCTCCTATTTGGAGTACGCGATGAGTGTGATCGTTGGCCGGGCTCTGCCCGATGCCCGCGATGGTCTCAAGCCCGTGCATCGACGGATTCTTTACGCGATGTATGAGCTGGGCCTCACCAGCGACAGGCCCTACCGCAAATGCGCCCGTGTGGTGGGCGAAGTGCTCGGCAAATATCACCCCCATGGCGACACCGCCGTGTACGACGCCCTGGTGCGCATGGCCCAGGACTTCTCCATGTCGATGCCCCTGATTGATGGGCACGGCAATTTCGGCTCGGTGGACAACGATCCACCGGCGGCCATGCGATACACCGAATCGCGGTTGCGGGCGCTGACCACCGACAGCCTCCTGGAGGACATCGAGGCGGAGACGGTTGATTTCGCCGATAACTTCGACGGCTCCCAGCAGGAGCCGACCGTGCTTCCTGCTCGCATCCCGCAGCTGCTGCTGAATGGTTCAGCGGGCATCGCCGTGGGCATGGCGACCAATATTCCGCCTCACAACCTCAATGAGCTGATTGATGGCTTACTCGCGTTGATCGCGAACCCGGAGATCACCGATCAGGAGTTAATCCAACTGATCCCTGGCCCGGATTTCCCTACCGGTGGTCAAATCCTGGGGCGTGAAGGCATCCGCGAGACATACCTGGGCGGCCGCGGCTCGGTGACCATGCGCGGAGTGGCCAATATTGAAACGCTCGAGGTGCCGGGACGCCCCGATCGCGATGCCGTGATCATCACGGAGTTGCCGTATCAGACCAACAAAGCGGCGCTGATCGAGCGCATCGCAGAGCTGGTCAACGACAAAAAGCTCGAGGGCATCTCCGACATCCGCGACGAAAGCGACCGCGATGGCATGCGGATCGTTGTGGAGCTGCGCCGTGACGCCTACCCGCAGGTGGTGCTGAACAACCTGTTCAAGCTCACCCCGCTGCAGAGCAACTTCAGCGCTTACATGTTGGCGCTGGTGAATGGCGAGCCAATCCTGCTCACCCTGCGCAAGATGCTCGAGGTGTTCCTCGACTTCCGGGTCGAGACGATCGAGCGCCGCACCCGCTACTTGCTGCGCAAGGCCGAAGAGCGCGACCACATCCTGCTGGGCCTGCTGCTGGCGCTCGATCAGCTGGACCCGATCATTGCCTTGATCCGGGCCGCTCCCGATACGGCAACTGCACGCCAACAGCTGCAGGAACGCCATGGCCTCTCCGACATCCAGGCCGACGCCATCCTGCAGATGCAGCTGCGTCGTCTGACGGCTCTGGAGGCCGACAAGATCCGTCTTGAACACGAGGATCTGGTCACCAAGATCGCCGACTACAAGGACATCCTTGGCCGGCGTGAGCGGGTGTTCGGCATCATCCAGGACGAGCTCGGTCAGCTGCAGGAGCGCTACCCCATCCCTCGTCGCACGGAGATCCTTGACCTCGGCGGTGGGCTCTCCGACATCGATCTGATCGCCAATGAGCGTTCGGTGGTGCTGCTCACTGAGACCGGTTACCTCAAGCGGATGCCGGTGAGCGAATTTGAGGCCACCAGCCGCGGCACCCGCGGCAAGGCCGGAACCCGCAGCCAGGGTGAGGATGCGGTGAAGCTGTTCATCAGCTGCAACGACCACGACACCTTGGTGCTGTTCAGCGACCGCGGTGTGTCGTACGCGCTTCCCGCCTACCGCGTGCCCCAGTGCAGCCGCACGGCAAAGGGCACCCCGGTGGTGCAGCTGTTGCCGATTCCCCGGGAAGAGGCGATCACCACGTTGATTCCGGTTTCGGAGTTCAGCGACGACACCGATCTGCTGATGCTTACGCGAGGTGGCTTCATCAAACGCACCCGCCTTTCGGCCTTCAGCAGCATCCGCTCCAATGGTCTGATCGCCATCAACCTGGAGGAAGGCGATGCCCTCACCTGGGTGCGCCTGGCGGTGCCCGGCGACAGCGTCTTGATCGGCTCCAAAGCCGGGATGACCATCCACTTCCGCCTCAGTGATGAGGAGTTGCGGCCCCTGGGCCGTACGGCCCGCGGCGTGCGGTCGATGAACCTTCGCGATGGCGATGCCCTGGTGAGCATGGATGTGCTTCCGGTGGAACTCGCCGATCAGGTGGCCGCCAGCGCAGAGGAAGAAGAGGATGCCGCCACCGAGGGGCCCTGGGTGCTCGTGGCATCGGCTTCGGGTCTGGGCAAGCGGGTGCCGGTGACGCAATTCCGCTTGCAGAAGCGGGCCGGCATGGGCCTGCGGGCGATGAAGTTCCGCACCGAGGCCGATCAGCTAGTGGGCCTGAGCGTGCTCGGTGCCGGTGAGGAATTGCTCCTCGTCAGCGAGAAGGGGGTGATCGTGCGCACCAGCGCCGATGCCATTCCCCAGCAGTCGCGGGCTGCCACGGGTGTTCGTCTGCAGAAGCTGGACAAAGGTGACCGGCTGCTCAAGGTGGTGCTGGTGCCGCCAGAAGCGGAAGACGAATCTGCTGACGACGACACCACTGCATCGGAAGACACCGGATCAGACGCGCAGGACAGCTGA